A single genomic interval of Vulpes lagopus strain Blue_001 chromosome 19, ASM1834538v1, whole genome shotgun sequence harbors:
- the GPR87 gene encoding G-protein coupled receptor 87, whose protein sequence is MGLNLTLEKLPDNELHSQGSHAPSNMSDGPGKNTTVNNEFDTIVLPVLYLIIFVASILLNGLAVWIFFHIRNKTSFIFYLKNIVVADLIMTLTFPFRIVHDAGFGPWYFKFILCRYTSVLFYANMYTSIVFLGLISIDRYLKVVKPFGDSRMYSVTFTKVLSICVWVIMAVLSLPNIILTNGQLTKENIHDCMKLKSPLGVKWHQAVIYVNSCLFVAVLVILIGCYIAISRYIHKSSRQFISQSSRKRKHNQSIRVVVAVFFTCFLPYHLCRIPFTFSHLDRLLDESAHKILYYCKEMTLFLSACNVCLDPIIYFFMCRSFSRRLFKKSNIRTRSESIRSLQSVRRSEVRIYYDYTDV, encoded by the exons ATGGGGCTCAACTTGACACTTGAAAAATTACCAG ATAATGAGCTGCACAGCCAAGGGAGTCACGCTCCAAGTAACATGAGCGATGGACCCGGAAAGAACACCACTGTTAACAACGAATTTGACACTATCGTCTTGCCTGTGCTTTATCTCATTATATTTGTGGCAAGCATCTTGCTGAATGGTCTAGCAGTGTGGATCTTCTTCCACATTAGGAATAAAACCAGCTTCATATTTTATCTCAAAAACATAGTGGTTGCTGACCTCATAATGACGCTGACATTTCCATTTCGAATAGTGCATGATGCAGGATTCGGACCTTGGTACTTCAAGTTTATCCTCTGCAGATACACTTCAGTTCTATTTTATGCAAACATGTATACTTCCATCGTGTTTCTTGGACTAATAAGCATTGACCGCTATCTAAAGGTGGTAAAGCCATTTGGGGACTCTCGCATGTACAGCGTAACTTTCACAAAGGTCTTATCTATTTGTGTTTGGGTGATCATGGCCGTTCTTTCCTTGCCAAACATCATTCTAACAAATGGCCAACTCACCAAGGAAAATATTCATGACTGCATGAAACTTAAAAGTCCCTTGGGAGTCAAATGGCATCAAGCAGTCATTTATGTCAATAGCTGCTTGTTTGTGGCTGTGCTGGTGATACTGATCGGATGCTACATAGCCATATCCAGGTACATCCATAAGTCCAGCAGGCAATTCATAAGCCAGTCCAGCCGAAAGCGGAAACATAACCAGAGCAtcagggtggtggtggcagtgttCTTTACCTGCTTTCTACCCTATCACTTGTGCAGGATTCCTTTCACTTTCAGTCACTTAGACAGACTCTTAGATGAATCTGCACACAAAATTCTGTATTACTGCAAAGAAATGACACTCTTCTTGTCTGCGTGCAATGTGTGCCTGGATccaataatttactttttcatgtgtAGGTCATTTTCAAGAAGGCTATTCAAGAAATCAAATATCAGAACCAGGAGCGAAAGCATCAGGTCACTGCAAAGTGTCAGAAGATCAGAAGTCCGCATATATTATGATTATACAGATGTGTAG